From the genome of Bos taurus isolate L1 Dominette 01449 registration number 42190680 breed Hereford chromosome 2, ARS-UCD2.0, whole genome shotgun sequence, one region includes:
- the CNR2 gene encoding cannabinoid receptor 2: protein MEICLKIEAANGSSDGLNFNPMKEYMILSGPQKIAIAVLCTLLGLLSALENLVVLYLIGSSHRLRKKPSYLFIGSLAGADFLASVVFASSFVHFHVFDGVDSKAVFLLKIGSVTLTFTASLGSLLLTAIDRYLCLRYPPTYKALLTRRRALVTLGIMWVLAALVSYLPLMGWTCCPRPCSELFPLIPNDYLLGWLLFIAALFAGIIYTYAHVLWKAHQHVASLAEHRDRHLSGIARMRLDVRLAKTLGMLLAVLFIFWFPVLALMVYSLGARLSDQVKKVFAFCSLLCLVNSMVNPIIYALRSGEIRSSAHHRLARWKKCVRGLGPEGKGEIPRSSVTETEADVKTTPGLDSRELSWPDEL from the coding sequence ATGGAGATATGCCTGAAGATAGAGGCAGCCAATGGCTCCAGCGATGGCTTGAATTTCAACCCCATGAAGGAGTACATGATCCTGAGCGGTCCCCAGAAGATCGCGATCGCGGTACTGTGCACCCTCCTGGGCCTGCTGAGTGCCCTGGAGAACTTGGTTGTTCTCTACCTCATCGGGTCCTCACACCGGCTCCGCAAGAAGCCCTCCTACCTGTTCATTGGCAGCTTGGCTGGGGCCGACTTTCTGGCCAGTGTGGTCTTTGCCTCCAGCTTTGTACATTTCCACGTCTTCGATGGCGTGGATTCCAAAGCTGTCTTCCTGCTGAAGATCGGCAGCGTGACTCTGACCTTCACAGCCTCCCTAGGCAGCCTGCTGCTGACTGCCATCGACCGCTACCTCTGTCTGCGCTACCCGCCAACCTACAAAGCTCTACTCACCCGCAGGAGGGCACTGGTGACCCTGGGCATCATGTGGGTGCTCGCCGCATTGGTGTCCTACCTGCCCCTCATGGGATGGACCTGCTGCCCCAGGCCCTGCTCTGAGCTTTTCCCCCTGATCCCCAATGACTATCTGCTGGGCTGGCTCCTGTTTATCGCCGCCCTCTTCGCCGGCATCATCTACACCTACGCGCATGTCCTCTGGAAGGCCCATCAGCACGTAGCCAGCTTGGCTGAGCACCGGGACAGACACCTGTCTGGAATAGCCCGGATGCGGCTAGATGTGCGGTTGGCTAAGACCCTGGGGATGCTCCTGGCTGTGCTCTTCATATTCTGGTTCCCGGTACTGGCCCTCATGGTCTACAGCCTGGGTGCCAGGCTAAGCGACCAGGTCAAGAAGGTCTTTGCCTTCTGCTCCTTGCTCTGCCTTGTCAACTCCATGGTCAACCCCATTATCTATGCCCTGCGGAGCGGGGAGATCCGGTCCTCTGCCCATCACCGCCTCGCCCGCTGGAAGAAGTGCGTGAGGGGCCTTGGgccagaaggaaaaggagagatcCCCAGGTCCTCAGTCACTGAGACAGAGGCTGATGTGAAAACCACCCCCGGGCTAGATTCCAGAGAGCTATCCTGGCCTGATGAGCTCTGA